CGAACAACGAACTGTGgggaaatcaatttatttaacatgtttaatacaaatacaatatatatctCAGTCAAACTTAACGTCTAGTCcagcattttcaaaaatttaattaaaataataactttacGCAGGGAACAGGCTTCAAACCAACAACCGCTGCAATCGACTCTGAAGTTCCTTGAGCGAATGTTGAAGACGGTTAGTGTCGGGCTTTTGGTAGCAAATGTTCAGGCAGCCGGCCACTATGTCTTGAGCCTTGCCAACAATTCGTCGTCTGTAAATCAAATATGAATGTGAGTTAAACGATCGGCTTGACTTTGAAGTGACTACACTTACTTTGAACGGTACCAAATGGATTGTGCGTTGTCTGCCAGGAGGGAGACCACTCGTATGGCGGATTGTATTAAATGCCACTCATTACCTTCGTTGGCCCACACTCGTTCGTTCATTGAAATCATCCTAAGAGTTTTAAGAtgtttaaaatgatttatctCTTCAAAAACACTTCAATACGTACCTCGAATAGTATTCCAGGAGCAATTCAACGTCCAAATTCATGGTCACCAGTTTTTCGGGCACTATTCCCTCGGGCAATCGCAGTTGGCAGGCTTTTATCTCAAGTTCCCTTATGAGAAAAGCAAAGGGAAAGCAAGCCCCAGACTCACCGTACTCCCTTACCAAAAGCTCGATTTTCGTGAACAACCTATTGCTGCGCTCACTAGTTGTGCCCGGCTCATCTACAACGCTATTGATGATGTGACCCCAAACGGACTCGATCAGAAGGGGGTCGTTGTGATGCGAGCAGTTCAGGATGGACAATTGGCACTCCCAGAGGTCGAAGGGCTCCGCAAAGTGCTGGTATAGCTGAGTTATGTCGTACAACGCATAGTTTAGCTCCTTTACAGCCGTAGCGGCTTCCAGCTTAACGCGAGCCAATTCTGTCATTGCGACCAGCACTGCTTTTTGCACTCGTGCGATATCCAGCTGAATTTGTAAATTATGTTAGTGAATATAGGCCACCGCATGTTTTCAGAGGTCTTCTAACTTACCTTATCCTCCAGCTCTTTCAGGAATATTCCATTAGTTATTGATGAGCCAACGTTGCCATTTCGCATACACATAACAGCCCGCACCAAGTACTCAATGCGCTGCTCCAGAGTTATGTTTTCACTGCGTGTCATAGCCAAATTGTCCAATATCTGGGCTGCCTGGGAATGATGGCCATTCTTTTCGTAGTACTTCCACAGCAAATCGATCAGAATGACATTCTCTCCGTTTCGAGACACACTGCGCCGCAAGAATTCTCCTAATGAGGGCTCGACCACGTCTAAAAGCTCACTGACCATGTCGTGAGCCAGCAGCCATTCGTAGAGCGTTACATGGATGAGCGGGTCCTTCACCTGCAGGGTCTGGGCCACTATTTTTGGAATCGTCTGCTTCGCGGCGTTTTTGGCATCTGAGGCTTTGGCTGTACCATTATGTTGACTTGGCGACTTATCCTGAATGTGCGACTTGTTGCATGCAGTCTGATAGATATGGTCCAGCATAAGTTGCACTTCCTTGTAGTAGGTCATCCTATTGAGGAAAAAGATTAGTTTTTCCAACAAAATAACTTTACAAAAATTACCTTGTAGCAAAGCAAGTGTAACCCTCGCGATCCTCGGCGGGTTCTCCATTGTTATAGAAATGTACACCAACCTCCTCAGGATCACTTTTTGAGGCACAAACAGCCGAAAGCTCGATCACTCCCTCGTAGAAGTCAGCTGAAATAAACTGCTGGCAAATACTATGCAGTGGCAGAGTGGGAGCAGCTTCCTTGCACATTTGCAGGGTGGTTCGCAGCTTTCGATCCTTTTCGGCGGCTGAAGTGCAATTCTTTGCATTCATTAACAACTCGGTGGCCTTGTATGTCACGTCATCCTCATGCCTATAGAGGTTTGGGCAGTTCTCCCGCAAATTCATAGATACTTCGGATACACCCGCCTTGTCCTTGAGATACAGATTGATCAGTGAGATGATCAAGAATGCGCAGACCTCGGAACGAGTGACGAGAAGATCCCGGAAGGTGCAGCATTTCAACATCTTTTGATGTTCCGGACTGAGTTGCAAGCATATCAGCTGGAAGGAATGCGAGTTAAGTATGCTCCACAACGATATAACCTCACAGGCATGTTCTGGAAAAGGAGGTCGATTAGTTGCGGCTTTAATTTTGGTTATCACATCACTACTTACTGACAAAGAGGTTGAGTGCGGAAAGCGAACGTTTTTCCTCCACTTGAGCCTGCTCGGACAAAATGCGTTGCTCCGGAATTGGCAGTAGAGTGTTGCTCATCATGATGGTGTTGTATGAATTGGTTCTTTCCAAATGGCTGTCAAACGACACTCGAGTAGACGCTACAACAATCgtgtttatataaaatttaatgaataagCATATTTTCAAGTTCATATATAAAGTGTACGACTTACAGGAAATATCGTGCACAGAATGCACTTCCAGGAAGCTGCGCAGTGATCGCAGATCGGATAGCAAGAAGGTACAATCACTATGACTCAGATTGGAGCAAAAGTGTTCATTTACACAACGCATTTGCCAAATAGAACGCAACATGCGGGACACATACATGTAAAGTCCGTCGTGCTTGGCCGAGAAGACGATTGGCGAATTCTCATTACAAACCGCCTGTGATGCCTGCATATTTCCAActgaaaaatacatttcttgtTTTAGAGCTTCAGATTCTGGTTAGCCTCAATTAACTCACTTGGACTGATGGGCTGATTGAACTGCGACCCAGGATAACCAACCGGACTGTTGGCCGCACTATTTGGCATCGGCGTGGACATAAACATAGACTGACGCTCCCTTACGTTTGTAGTATTTTGGCCCAGTGTTTGATTAGCCAGATTGCGGTTATTGGCGTTCAGGAACTTTTGATGCTGATAGCATGGCTCTCCACCGTACAGCATAAACGCCTGGGTGGCCCACAAAGCAAGGTCACCGCCACGATAATTATCCGATGTGGCCAGCAGCAGAGCCGTGACACACGCCTCTCGCTGGTTCTGCGATTGGAAGAACATCTTCACCTCCTCGTGGTGCGGACCATTGCACGACAGAAGAATCTGTCGCAGCACGTCCACCATTTTGAGCAGCTCTATGATATGTGTGCCTTGGTTGGTGAGCAGCGCTACTTTGCGGGAGTTTCGAGCACTGTTTAGGGGAGACCTTCGCAGAGGCGTCGACGGTTCATGCACCTCAGCCAAACCCCAGACGACTCCATCCAGGCTCTCCAGAGCCGTCGACTCCACCAGGTACGTAAAGTTAACCGATGGGGCCGAGCTGACCGACCAGAGcagatcctgctcctgctgctgcgttgtGATCATCAGCATGGTGCCTTCCGTGTAGTGAGCGGCATGCACCTGCTTTGGCTTGTTGGTGGTGGCATTTGGGGTGTAGCCGGGCGGTAGGCGCACGTGGAGCAGATAGAGTCCCTTAGGAGCCTCGGCCCCTGGCGACAGTGATGGCTGAATTTCTGACTGACCGAATCCTGTATTCTCGCCTGGACTGCAAGGAACTGTAGGACCAAATTGCTGATGCACATTTAGCGACGTTGTGGAGAAATATAGTCGCACACCGCACTGAGTAACGGCCACAAGATGTAGTTTGCCGGCATCGTCAGCGCTCAGAGGGCAGATGGCTttcacacttttaaaaatggaCGGGTCCACAGTCCTAAAGTTAAAATATGGTTATTGACCGTACACCAGttaagttttttggaaaattagcACTCACGTGATCAGACTGACTGCTTGATTTGTAATATCGCTCTGCGTTATCCGACCCAGTCTTCGAGCATTCGTGTAATCCGTACTAATATCCCAAGCTTCGATGGAACCTTTTTCCGTAAGGACATAGAGAAGCTTGCGGCTGTTATCGATTTCAATGCGTTCTATTGGATCTACTTCCTGCAAGCAAATCGCGTTAAATGGGTAAGGacacattttgtaattaaacaaTAGTTACCGAAAAGACCTTCAGAAAGCTGGGAACTATATAGGAGACCAGTCCTTGAGAGAGATTTATCTTCTTGCATCGCTTGCCAAACCAACTGGACTCGGCCTGGTAGTATATCTCATAGAGGCACCCATCGCGGCCGCCCAAAAAGATGCGGCCGTCGTCCGTTCCTTTTATGACGCTGATGGACACGTTGTCGGTGCCAATCACGAAAATGGGCCGGTTCATCAGCTGCATTTCGTTGTTCGAGCTCTCACCGAAGGTTACGCCCAGGACAATGACCTCAATGGGCGTGGTTAGGATTAGGAGATACTTGACATCCTGTACAAAGACGTCGGGTTTTGGTTTCACCAGGCCAACGCTAACGATCAGATGGCTCAGACCATCGTAGTAGGCCACATCCCTAGCCTGATTGAAGGTCCAGATGTAAATCTCCGAGTCGATGGTCAGCCAGGCGCGTCCGATCTCCGGAAAGAGACCCATGGTACAGTGGCATTTTATGTCTGCAAAATGGAGGATCGCAGATTGTAGCGGATGGTTCTATGGGATGATTCTCGGGATACGTACGCTTGAAGTGCTCCAGAATCTCGTTGGGAATGGCCGACTTGGTCACCGTTCGCAGTTGTTGTAGGTTATGTGCTCCATCCGATTTCAGGAACGACAGAGTCTGGTAATCGTAGTCATTGAGTCCACTCATAGTGGCCCGTCCATGCTGGCTAACGCCGGTCAGCTAGCAAGAAAGTATCCTTAGACATCGTGAAGCTGGTAAATATCCGTATCCAATACTTACTTCCAGCAGACCCGGCTTATTTCTGTCCAGATTGTCATGCCATTCCAGCATACTTCCCGCCGTCGCGAAAAAGTCAAGCTGTGCTTGCGGAGCAGCCATCGTGCAGATAGCTATGCTAGGGCGGGCAAACTCGGGTGCAATGTAAACTTAAAATGCCGTTAGACCACTGTTTTGAGATAAGATTTTAAACTAAATCTGCAGTTTTGGCCGGCTGATGCTCAATGTACCCACGCTCCCGCCTTCTGCAAAGTGTTACCAGATGCTGTAATACATTCACATTTCCCGAACACTTATGGtatttatcaaataaatagAGATGCCTATCGATAGTTTTTAGGATTTTATGTGAGTTAGGCGGGCTATTTTAAAAtcggcacacacaaaacacttATAAAATTGCGTTGATTTACTTAAGAACTGCtacatattttaaacattaatttgaaaacatgtatataaataattaaaaagcgaTTTTATTTAGTGATGTATATTGTGCGATAAGCCGCGCTCATtgaaaaaacataataaatttaattgaaaagtcAACCAGTGCTGCCCATCATATCTGATTCATTATGGATATTCGTTGGCCTTTAAGATTTTCAAGAATTCTGATTAACTGCAAAACCGTagttaataattatatataaacaataactGTGCTTATACAAATTCAATACAACAGCTCCCCTCATGTCTGTTAAATTTTTAGAAAATGATATGATACAAATGTGCAACATTTGTCTGTTGAGCGCAACAGGTGAGATATTTTCTAAAATCGGTAATACTATTAAAGGTGAATTCAGACTTGCAAAGCTTTTCCATAAGCTCATATAAGTATGATTGAAGACGGTTTACTACTTAAACTTGATTTTAGCCCATtccttaaataataattaataaaaatttgcaaatgtACTGTAAACCGACGCAGAAACTCCCGCGCCTAACAGCACAATGCGACGACTTAACAGCACATCAACGGCACATGGCACGTCAAACTTAGCATATTTTGTGCGCCTCACACGGCCACATTAAATTTcccttcttttcttttccccGTTTCCGGTGAGTAGTGTGTTCCGcgttatatttttattgaaattttaacCCAAAATATCTTCAAAACCACCACTTGCAGCGAGGAGTCCATCCAGAATTTGTGTCATACAAACGAGGGACTAACGGAGCGTAAGTTTTGTGTAAAAAAGTGTTCCAAAACACCGAATCGAGTCTTCTACCGAAACGGCAATTGGCGTGTGGCACTGAAGAGCCGCCGTTTTTGCACATCCGCTGTGGTGGATACTCcctaaacaaattgaaaaacaatagACAACGCATGTTTTGGGAGCAAGCAGTAAAGTGTGCGATTCGTTGTTTGGAATGCTCTGTTACAAGCACTTGGAGCTAGTAAACTAATTACTTGTTTTTGCCGACAGTGTCATCAAAATGCGTACCATCAATTCCAACCAGTGCGTGAAGATCCCCAAGGATATCAAGGCCTCCGTGAAGGCCCGTGTGGTGACCATCACCGGAACCCGCGGCACCCTGAAGCGCAGCTTCAAGCACTTGGCCCTGGACATGTACATGCCCGACAAGCGCACCCTGAAGGTGGAGAAGTGGTTCGGTACCAAGAAGGAGCTGGCCGCCGTCCGTACCGTCTGCAGTCACATCGAGAACATGATTAAGGGTGCGTAGTGCTAGGTGAAACTAAACAGGAACACTTGCATTTCTAGGCCTCAATTTGCCAAGCACACGACAATTCAAACCTTTAAGTCTTTACGATTACGAGGATAATCCTTTGTTAATTACTAAGATCCATTTATACGGATCGACTTTCTTACAAATTACTTACATATTTGTTATTACAAATGCCATATATGTGGTTGCAAAATAGATTCGGCCTTTGGTTCCTGtacacaatttttatataaactaCCACATAACTAATTGAAACTTTCCTCTTCCTAGGAGTCACGTTCGGTTTCCAGTACAAGATGCGTGCTGTGTACGCCCATTTCCCCATCAACTGTGTCACCTCCGAGAACAACACGGTCATTGAGATCCGTAACTTCTTGGGCGAGAAGTACATCCGTCGTGTGGAGATGGCTGCTGGCGTCACCGTGGTGAACTCCACTGCCCAGAAGGACGAGCTCATCGTGGAGGGAAACGATATTGAGTCGGTCTCCGGATCTGCCGCCCTCATCCAGCAGTCCACAACCGTCAAGAACAAGGATATCCGTAAGTTCCTTGACGGTCTGTACGTGTCCGAGAAGACGACCGTTGTGAAGGTAGAGTCTTAGACTTTTAGAATGTGTTTCAACctaaaatgttaataaaaaaaccaaCGGCCGAAACTTTCAATAAGAAATTTAGTGTCTGAAGACTTGTGCAAATGAATGTATTCTGATCTTATGAGAATgctcaaaaaaatatttatactcaAAAGTGATGAATGTTTTGGTTTACAATTTGTAGGTAagtaaaaaacatttatttgtgAGGTTCATTAGTGAGTTCTTAACTTGAAAATGAATGCCCTACAAAAGGGCCTCTAGAAAGAGATCCCGCTTAAGGCAGAGATAGTCCGTTGCTGGTTCCCTCTGGCACACAAATGGAAACTGAACCTTGCACTCTATATCGTGATACCCAAAGGCTCCGTTGTAGTTGGCGAATCCCACACAATCCTCTTCGGGAGAAGCGTTGTTTGGCTCCCGAGGCACCCAGTTTAGGTACGGCACAGCGTCGCCGTTCTTGGCAAGAAGGAAGATGCGCCGGTTACCCAAGCAATTGATGCCAGCCCAAACGGAATGATGCCAGCTTTGGGTAAAGGAAAGTCCCATACTCTTCAGGAACTCGGTTGTAAGGCGTTTGTCCTCTTCGTTGTCAAGCACCATAAGTTCGGCACCAAGTTTACGACAACTGCGATCGGCGACATGCCAATTGGCCTGAAATTATATTGTATTGAAGCAACATACTTATAAAAGTTATTGTACTCATTGGGTCCACCTTTTGTAAGGACACGTGGTAGCACTTGTTTCCAACTCGACTAAAAGGCTGCTCACACGTCTGTGCATTGGCACATTCCAAAATCAGAGCCAGGAGTAGGAGTCCGAAAGACGCTTTGATGCACATGCTCATGTTTTAGGACcaactaaaaatgtttatatggaAGCTAGCGGCTTTTATACTCTCGGCAGGGAAAGATTTTTATTGCAAGCAGCAGGgagttaatatttataatatgtCCATAACGTTATCTTAGGCAAATACAGTCCATGAATGCGAAACTCGCAAATAAGGCTCTCTTTTTTATTGGTAcaacaatttcaaattaatcAGTAAACAATTTAAAGAACACAAAAGATCAAAGTAAGTTGTTAATTAGAAAGACTTACGATTTTACTACGCCATCTGGATACACAATGACGGATAAAAGTCTAGTTACGTTCCCTTTTTTTGGTATTCAACAACTGGAAGGCATATATAATTATGACATTCAATTGTAATCATCACAAAAAAATTCCTCCTTTTCCAATTATTTGTCTATAACTTTGCAAATTAATcaatataaaatgttatatattgtattaaaattccatttaaaacaCGACTGCATCATTATGTTCATTACACGTAAGTAACTTTATAAAAGTTATATAGATTTGGGTACAAGCTTTAAAAAAATCTCTTCGCTGTCTATGGATAATGGGTACAAATTCGAATCCTTATACTAAGATCTCTTgacatttaaatgtaattttaagaCCAACGCTTTGGTtatcatatataatataggaATATATTTCGGAAGCTTTGCAAAGGCAAATGTGTTCGCTGATTTCGAATTTATCGGTAGCTACATCTTTGCAAATGCGTTCGCTGATCTTCAATTTATCGGTTTAAGCACGACCGATAGACGCAGGAATAATTCAACAGCCCTAGTCTTCAAATGCCATTTCCTTTCCTTCATTCACTGTCTGCATTTGTGACGCGTGGAtagcaaaaataaagtaaagtgAAAAGGagggaaaataatttaaagatGAATTTACCACCAAACCCTGGAACTGCTCGTGGACGTGGGCGTGGAAGCAAGCGCAATGAAGAGGCGAATCGCGGCTTGGCTCCTCAACTTGTAAGCAATAATGGatatatttactattttttgccaatttgaaAGTTAGCTTGGCCTGCTCTTTTTATGTGCATCCCATTTCAATATTGACGCAAGGTCAGCACTTTTCTTAAAATCTCACTCTTTAACTATGCGCATATGTACTTATAAGGTTGCATATTTTTACAACCATTCATGAAAAGACTTGCTTGgatgtacatacgtacatgCATTTAAGGGTTTACCGGTATGTTatcatttatatatgtatgtacatattttcgTACACAATGCTTAAAAGTCAAAAATTAGAAATGAGTACTTTAACAACagttaaaactaaaaatatatgctGGTTAGACCAGTTGCGCCGTAACAcaagtttgttttatttgtttggaattttcttcttttaaaaatgtatgccttGCTCGTATCCATTATATGGATCTTTCCGCTAAAAGCTTGCCTTGCGGAAAAAATTGATGACTACGCAGATCATATTGCTGTTAACACAAAACATACTGCTTTGACCGGCTGCCCctgtttaattatacccgttactcgtagagtaaaagggtatactagattcgttgaaaagtatgtaacaggcagaaggaagcgtttccgaccatataaagtatatatattcttgatcaggatcagtagccgagtcgatctggccatgtccgtctgtccgtccgtctgtccgtccgtctgtccgtctgtccgtccgtatgaacgtcgagatctcaggaactacaaaagctacaaagttgagatttagcatgcagactccagagacatagaagcagcgcaagtttgtcgattcatgttgccacgcccactctaacgcccacaaaccgcctaaaactgccacgcccacacttttgaaaaatgtttcgatattttttcatttttgtgttagtctccttaatttctatcggtttgccaaaaaaatatttgccacgcccaccctaacgcccacaaaccgccaaaagctgccacgaacacacttttgaaaaatgttttgatattttttcattttgtattagtcttgtaaaattctatcgatttgccaaaaactttttccacgcccactttaacgcccacaaaccgcaaaaactgtgagtgttgtgtttcctgcgcactttcaccatctgagtaacgggtatcagatagtcggggaactcgactatagcgttctctcttgttttattttataaatgaaaaatacaacatacatacatactttggaatcattttccaaataaaaaaaaaaagaacgagcACATTCAAGGTTATTCATAAATGCAATTATAGATCACATAACGGAATCGTACAGGCAGTATGTACATAAGTGTTGCATaaagagtaaaaaaaaaacataataaaaagtgGCTCAAAGCAACTACAAAAAAGCTAGTAATAGGATAAGGAGGCCAAATTACAAAGATTCTTACATATTGCGACTTTATAAAACCTAGCACGGCGCAAATTTTACTTCACTTTCAATAACGAACCTTTTTAAGTTTGAtccaaatcgattttttttgtatatatatatgtaca
This genomic stretch from Drosophila teissieri strain GT53w chromosome 2L, Prin_Dtei_1.1, whole genome shotgun sequence harbors:
- the LOC122611946 gene encoding nuclear pore complex protein Nup154, whose amino-acid sequence is MAAPQAQLDFFATAGSMLEWHDNLDRNKPGLLELTGVSQHGRATMSGLNDYDYQTLSFLKSDGAHNLQQLRTVTKSAIPNEILEHFKHIKCHCTMGLFPEIGRAWLTIDSEIYIWTFNQARDVAYYDGLSHLIVSVGLVKPKPDVFVQDVKYLLILTTPIEVIVLGVTFGESSNNEMQLMNRPIFVIGTDNVSISVIKGTDDGRIFLGGRDGCLYEIYYQAESSWFGKRCKKINLSQGLVSYIVPSFLKVFSEVDPIERIEIDNSRKLLYVLTEKGSIEAWDISTDYTNARRLGRITQSDITNQAVSLITTVDPSIFKSVKAICPLSADDAGKLHLVAVTQCGVRLYFSTTSLNVHQQFGPTVPCSPGENTGFGQSEIQPSLSPGAEAPKGLYLLHVRLPPGYTPNATTNKPKQVHAAHYTEGTMLMITTQQQEQDLLWSVSSAPSVNFTYLVESTALESLDGVVWGLAEVHEPSTPLRRSPLNSARNSRKVALLTNQGTHIIELLKMVDVLRQILLSCNGPHHEEVKMFFQSQNQREACVTALLLATSDNYRGGDLALWATQAFMLYGGEPCYQHQKFLNANNRNLANQTLGQNTTNVRERQSMFMSTPMPNSAANSPVGYPGSQFNQPISPIGNMQASQAVCNENSPIVFSAKHDGLYMYVSRMLRSIWQMRCVNEHFCSNLSHSDCTFLLSDLRSLRSFLEVHSVHDISSSTRVSFDSHLERTNSYNTIMMSNTLLPIPEQRILSEQAQVEEKRSLSALNLFVKHACEVISLWSILNSHSFQLICLQLSPEHQKMLKCCTFRDLLVTRSEVCAFLIISLINLYLKDKAGVSEVSMNLRENCPNLYRHEDDVTYKATELLMNAKNCTSAAEKDRKLRTTLQMCKEAAPTLPLHSICQQFISADFYEGVIELSAVCASKSDPEEVGVHFYNNGEPAEDREGYTCFATRMTYYKEVQLMLDHIYQTACNKSHIQDKSPSQHNGTAKASDAKNAAKQTIPKIVAQTLQVKDPLIHVTLYEWLLAHDMVSELLDVVEPSLGEFLRRSVSRNGENVILIDLLWKYYEKNGHHSQAAQILDNLAMTRSENITLEQRIEYLVRAVMCMRNGNVGSSITNGIFLKELEDKLDIARVQKAVLVAMTELARVKLEAATAVKELNYALYDITQLYQHFAEPFDLWECQLSILNCSHHNDPLLIESVWGHIINSVVDEPGTTSERSNRLFTKIELLVREYGESGACFPFAFLIRELEIKACQLRLPEGIVPEKLVTMNLDVELLLEYYSRMISMNERVWANEGNEWHLIQSAIRVVSLLADNAQSIWYRSKRRIVGKAQDIVAGCLNICYQKPDTNRLQHSLKELQSRLQRLLV
- the LOC122616040 gene encoding 60S ribosomal protein L9, whose amino-acid sequence is MRTINSNQCVKIPKDIKASVKARVVTITGTRGTLKRSFKHLALDMYMPDKRTLKVEKWFGTKKELAAVRTVCSHIENMIKGVTFGFQYKMRAVYAHFPINCVTSENNTVIEIRNFLGEKYIRRVEMAAGVTVVNSTAQKDELIVEGNDIESVSGSAALIQQSTTVKNKDIRKFLDGLYVSEKTTVVKVES
- the LOC122616049 gene encoding C-type lectin 37Db gives rise to the protein MSMCIKASFGLLLLALILECANAQTCEQPFSRVGNKCYHVSLQKANWHVADRSCRKLGAELMVLDNEEDKRLTTEFLKSMGLSFTQSWHHSVWAGINCLGNRRIFLLAKNGDAVPYLNWVPREPNNASPEEDCVGFANYNGAFGYHDIECKVQFPFVCQREPATDYLCLKRDLFLEALL